The Salmo trutta chromosome 6, fSalTru1.1, whole genome shotgun sequence genomic sequence CAAACCTACAGTGGTATTACTGGGCTACACAACTTAGGGCTGCAATGTATACTGCAATATACTTACCCTGGCTGCAGACTGAAATGCTGTCCATAAAAGGCTTAAACTTTGGATGGATATTTGTACTCTGCTCTCTTTAAGAAGCTAACGAAGAATACTACTTATCCCTTTTTAACAAACACCCTAACTATATGGCACGAAGTACAGAAATATCTGGGCGAATCCCCTGTATTATCCAGTTTTACAACAATTTGGTGCAATGACAATTTCACACCTTAAAGAATGGGCAAGAAAATATATTGTTAAAGTAATGAATTTATACAATGAAAAAGGGCTCATGTTGTTTGAAGAACTAAAGGTAAGATTTAACTTAACACAAAAGCATTTGTTCAAATACTGACATTGAGAAGCTTTATTTTTTCCAATCTGCCCTTCAACCTCCTTTGACCACTTTAGAAACGCTCTCTGTTAATATGTGTTATGGGAGAGGTCAGATGACATCATTATATGGGAAAATGGTAGCTACTCACAAAGACAACTCTGATAGTAAGAGACTTCAGTGGATACAAGATTTGCAGGAAGATATTTCAGCAGAGGACTAGGGTATGATATGCTCTAGAGCTCAGATACAGACAAACACCTGCCTGAGATTGTTGCAATACAATTGGATAATGAGAACATATATCACACCCATGTTAAACTCCACAAAATTGGCCCTAATATCCCAGACCTGTGTGTTAAATGTAACACACATTTAGGCACCTTGTATCATTGCCTGTGGGAATGTGCTGAGATACAAATCTTTGAGCTCAGTACTGCAATATATCTCTGAGATTACTTCTACCCCAATACCACTAATCCCTAAACTTTGCATCCTAAATCTTTACAGAGGGAATATCTCTTTACATAGGAGAAGGAAATGGTTGACCTCTGTCTATTACAAGCTAGATGTTCAATTTCTCTCCACTATGTCAGTTCCCCATTACTTGGTCATTGGTTAAAATAATTAACGTCAAGCCTAGTTCTTGAAAAATGTACTTATATAGTAAAAAAGAAGGCACCAGAGTTTTTGCAAACCAGTGATATTGTAGAAGCATTGGAATTATAAATCTGTATATTCTTTATTTTTTAGGTGAATATTGGCTATAGTCTAAGCGTATTCTGCATTATCTGCGACTACATATTATACttatgcatttttatttttggaAATGTGAGGACTTATATTTTTAAAATTTGTCTGAATGTTTGGTGGTTATGTTTTTGTCTCtttgggttggggggggggtgtatgtgtgAAAAAAAGCAACATTTTACGCACTCAAGTCATGCCTGGGTGACATATTGTGGGAAATGTGAATCAAACTGTACTGCTTTAAGTACTGTACATCCCAGCATTGACTCTCTGCGTTGGAGACAGAGCTGGGATACTCACAGCGTGTTTGAGCCAGCAGTCCTTGAAGACCGGTCTCATCTTTTTGTGGACCACCACCTCCTGTAAGTCCTCCAGGGACGGGTGCTGGCCGATCTCCTCCTCAAACGGCAGCATGTACTCATCCACTGGGCCTGACCAATCAACACAACAGCAACGTGTCTTAGCACAGAACGCCTTATAGGCTATGCTACATCGTTACCCATAAGCTATGCGTTCTCATTTGTCTATTACACAGCATTAAAAGGTCTCATCCTGATTCCAATGTGGTATGGTTGCTGATAAATCGCAGAGTaggatcctgtgtgtgtgtttgcgtgtataTGACTCACCGTCGGCCGCCTTGCAGCGCGACACCAGCTCCCACAGCACCAGGCCCATGGCGTACATATCTATCCTGAGAAAGGCGTCCCGCTGGAAGTTGATGGCACCTTCCAGGACCTCCGGCGCCATATAGCGCCTGGTACCCACCTGGACGACAGAGATAGACGGACAAGACACTGTCAGACAAGGTCCActacacacacaaagaaacaaacaagtGGACATACAAACACACTTCCTTGTCGTGTGAGTATGTGGAGCTAACTTTAAAACAGTGTCTCCATGATGTTCCTTGTTCATAGTTAGTATGACACATTTTCACGGCTTAAATGGCTCCCTAATTCCTGTACACTAGTCAAAAGCAGCTAACCCTTGGGACGCAACCAGACTGATGGTAGCCCACTCACCTGGCCGTGAGTGTCCCCTGGGGGCTTGCCCGGCTCGAACCGCACCGCCAGCCCAAAGTCCCCGATGATGGCCGTCAGGTCGGTCCGCAGCATCACGTTCTTACTCTTGAAGTCCCTGGaggggagaaggaagagaggacGGGGGTTCATCGACAGTTTTCTTTTTTAGCCAATCAATTAACACGGTGATTGGCCTGAGAGTTTCCCCCCTGACTTGGGATCAGTTTGCCCTTTGTCAAGCCTGAACTTATCCTGAACTACACACAAATAAAGCCCACCGAGAACGGTCCCGTCTAGATTTATGGCTCGGTTTGATTATAACTGAATTGAAGTGTATTCCCAATGGAATAAACTGGAAACAATTTTGATGTCCTGCAGAAAAATAAAATTGCAGTCCAGAGATTTGAGTGCAATAATAACAACAGACTCCCTCAGGGTTAGATGCCTCCAGATTGCAGAATGAAGACACAGGGGATAGCAGACAGAACAAAGATTCAGCATAAACATCAATACGCTATAGGATTAACCTCAACTTTACTTAGCCAGATAGGTCATTGAGAAAACAAAAATCTGCTTGAACCAGGCCAAGTCtaatgtttctctccctcttttacaCACACAGATTTTTGAGTTCGGTTTCGTTTtgattctttaaaaaataaatcaagTTTTCGATTTCGGTTTCAATTATTTGTTTAACATGAAATGCacaatgcattatgtgggttgaatgctgtaacaacgcagaataaaacaattaatgaaagtcccatgatggtagtgactgctcATTACTGCTCATcccttattaaccatcatttattcacattacttgaataaaatatttcagttgtgcatattacatttgttttacttgactatttcattccaagtcatctcatctctatagagctgctgtctatgctgccTGACAAAATACCCATTTTGTAGTTCTTCAACGTAATTAAGGCATACTTTTTTTTATGACAGCGGAACACCAACTATCAATCACCtggatcatgtattttcagataGAGATGCCTCgcgaagcaacagctgctctctatatcACCTCATAATCTCGCATTCTTCACTCTTCAGCAGCAGTCGTAAAAGAAACAGACCGGACAAGTAtatgcgcaatggattatggtcattgtagttaattaccacatttaTGCGCTACACTATGTAGAATAtcggcctgttggaaactacaactcccttctacatcgcacagttcaggctggatctaatttatctctagagaaattgcaatgtctgcattgagctcacagaaaagtagcaaaataaatcaaattcaaataattgaaccgacatCTCTCAATTAGttgttaattacatttttatttatttttttaatctacaTTTCTGTTAATCGCTCAGCTCTAAACACACACCTAAGTGCTGAACTCGTGTGCCTTACCTGTGAGCAATGGCCGGTTTGGGTCCCTCTCCTTTGTAGCGAGGCACGTCTTCGTGCAGGTAGGCCAGCCCGCAGGCCATGGTCTCAGCGATGTGACACAGCTCAGTCCAGCTGATTGCATTCCCTTTCAGATAGTCCGTCAGGGAGCCCTGGagcatagacagagagagacacacacgccGCACGCATACACAGAACAAGAGAAAAAGAGTGAAAAAGAAGTGGCGCTGTTAACAACTAGCTACAGTAAGACATCCCTAGAGCACACTAAATAGCTTGTCAATGATTGAACTGGGAAAAATAAAAGTGTACCAAACTGCAGAGACAGGGTTGACATCATTCATATTGTTTATTGTCCGATACATGCCAGCCAACCCACTGTGGTCAGTCAAATTGGGTGTTATTAAATTGTAGGAAACAACTTTCACGCTACTGAAAATTAAACAGCAAGGAAAATTAAAAGGCAATAGCTCTCAGAGCAACAAAACGCAGCTTCCTCAGTGCCAATAAATAAATAGTGGATCTCTGTAGCAAGCCTGATACGAAAGCCTAGAGAACATTGCTAAAGCTCAGTGGCGGGACCTTGTGAAGGCTAACTGATATAAACTAATGTCCCAGACTTACAGCTGGTTTTATACTTCCTCCCCCAAACCTAACCTCCCCACACCTTaacacctcttcctccaccccAGTCTCGCTCCTCACCCTCTCGTGGAACTCAGAGATGAGCCACAGCTCCATCTCCAGGTTGGTCCCGCGCTTCTCGGCGGCGATGTAGCGCAGCAGGTTCTCGTGCTTCATCCCCGGTGTTAGGAACACATCCCGCTCGTTCGTCCACGACTGTTTATCCTGTGGGATGACACACAAACAAAGAGGTGTTGTTACACCAAGGCTTCAGAGGACACAGACAGTTGAATCAACTTTTCAGCAACTTACCTGAATGGGGAAGACCTTGACAGCCACGTATTCGTTCATCATCTGGGCCTTCCACACACAGCCGAAGCGCCCCCTGGCCTTAATCTCCAGCAACTGCAGGGGTTTGAGACCCaccaggggggagggagggagaactaGGCCGGGATCCTGGTAGATcaagaggtcagtacaggtaaaCACTGGGTCATTATACTCAACAAGGTTATGAGGATTGATTGCCACTCACAAAATACTTACAATTTATATAATAACTGGAGCTTTTATATCAATGTAAATTATGAATTCTAATACTCCGTTTCAAAACAGTTGAAGAAAAACAGATAAGCCTTTATGCACAATGGCTTGTGTAAAGTAGATGTACAGATACTGACAACTGACAGTAGTAAACTAACAATGGTCCTATAGGTAGGACCTATATCACACCAGTGGCACCCGACTACCTCTAGATGGAGCTAGTTGTTAACAGAGGTCCTGTGTGGCCTACTTGGCAGCTTAGGGGCTACTAACAAGATGGCCTCCGAAAAACAAGGAATGAAAACGGCAAGAGCGAGAGAATACAGGAGTGAGAAACCACAAACTGGAAAGAGGTAGCACCACAGAAGATAAGTAAACAGCTCTACAGACAAAGAGATTCAACAATACCGACAGACAGGACAACCACAATAACTTTACTTTGATTTTAATCCTCaattatttgttttgtgtgtgtattgttccACTCAGCTGAGGGAAGTCTACATGCACTTTAAACATGTCAAATAAATTCAGTCATTCAAAGATGAAAACAGAAGAGTGATGGGAAGCAAAAGTGAAAGATGCGTAGCTAGGGAGGGGAATTGGCCGACCTCATTGATGTCCACATGGCCATAGGGCGGCTTGCGGTGGCGGTACATCCagaaggccagcagcagggccATGGAGAGCATGGTGATGGGCAGCAGTGAGTAGACCAGCACATTGAGTAGTGTGGGCATGGGGGGAGGCGACTTGATCACTGGcggtagagagagggacagaacacaGTGTTACTCAGCGGCCATCGaggggcagggggggggggcgagaaaaagagagagagagaaaagatggagggaggggtgagagaaaatgaaaagagaataggtaaagagagagggaggaagaagggcAGAGAAGAGAACGGGAAAAGGGGGGGAAACAAGGAGGGAGTAGTGGAAAGGAGGgaaggatagggagagaggtagaTTGAGGGAgggtagaaagaggagaggggaagctGGCAGAGATATAGGAATAGTTAGGCACACACTATAGTTTTTTCCACCCTTctaagccaagctttggctttaacacacacaaataagtTTGCTGCCTGTCTGGATGTCTGTGTGCTCAAGAAAATCTGGAGAGGAAAGGGAGCTGTAAAATATAAAAGAGGTGCTATTCTCCTGGGCAGAATTGCCCCTAACTTTTGGAGCTTCAGTCTGCAAACATGTAGTGTAATTCAATACTCGTGTGGCCTCTTGCACATTTCTGTCCATCGTGTTTAAGATCGTACAATACCCCACTGTGAGGACCTTTTGGGGAACAAAGTCAATACTTAACCCTGGGTGAGGCCCGCGGAGCTTCCAACTTGGTTTAAAGCACGGATGTGAAATATAATATCAACTTACTGGGTTTCACATCACACCAGGCAGGGTTAGAATACCAAGTTAACATACCAAGACATCACAGCAAAGCAGGTGATATTGGCTCGGGAAACAAGTGGCGCGAACAGTGATTGGGAAAATCAAATATTCCAAAATGACGACAAGCTAATTGAGATATGGGTCAATATAACGTCTACATTCGACTAGCCCTTGACATCTGACCCCAGACAGAGGAGCATGGGAGTGATCAGGGGTGCATTCCAGAAACACAAATTATACTCAGGTCTGCAAAAGACGATCAGATCTTAACAATGCCTTGAGGTGTTTTAACGTCTCAGGAACCCAATCATATGGATCTTATGATCTGCACAGGCCGGAGCAGAATTTGTGTAGAACATTGCAATCGAGGTGTAGCCTAACCATAGAAATGTAATTAGTAGCACAGACTTTTCCTTTCGTGCTCTGTGACGGCGGCCCCATCTACTTTCTATGGGTGTAAAACAAAGAGGTCGAGTCCTACACTCACTTGGTCCGTTGACATCAGGCAGGTGAGTGAACCTCTCGTTGCAGAAGTTCCCCTCGCAGCAACAGAAGAACACCTGAGGATTCTCCTCTGTCGCCACACACTCTTGCCTGAGAGAAAGAACGGGAGATAACATTTAAGTGACCGTCAAAGGGGAAATGTTTTGGTCTAGGGTGGCAAAGGGAGCGCCTCCGCTTTCTATTGACTTCAGTAGTTCAGAGGGAATGTGGTTATACCCTATGACGGGTCGTGTTCAGAATGCCATGAAAAGCAGTGAAACAGGAAGGTTATACCTGAaactgtccaataagaaactgtTCTTAGATTTTCCGTTACCAGATGTTTTAAAAAGTgttgctacagtgtgccctactgaacatgaccccgGAGACAGAACTAGAGCCAATATGACCTGCTCAGACACCTAACTAACCCTTAGCTAACCATCCCCCTCCGTTCCCTTCCCTCGCCATGCAACACTATTGGCCTTGGTCTCTGATGCGGGGCCCACAGCGAAACGACTTATTGACCTCTGTGGAGGACAGGactggaaggagggagaggactgGCGGTGTCGCCATGATTCTGCTGGCGCCAGGCACATCGGCAGCGTCGGGCCATGTCAGCAATGTGGCGGCCTGGCGGGTCATTGGGCagtgtcctctctcctcagagAGCCAGAGCCAATGGCGAGGCCAGCCAGTCGCCCCTGACAACACTGAAAGGAGGCCGGGATTAAGGGCTGCTTAGCCTTGTGAGTCTCCTCAAGCTCTCCCGATATGAACTCAAACAAGAAACATGCTTGTGATCATGATGCGAATTTTAAGATTGACATTTGAAGACCTCATTGTATGTCTAGAGAAGCGGGATCACACTGAGATAACTGTGGCCTCCAGGATAAACTTAAATGCTTTACTATTTCAATGCATTTATATCAATGCATTCGAGGAACCTGGATCTTTGATCCCGCAAGGTATTATGTACACAATTAATTCAGAGCAGGTCGGACCACCTCACTGGTGTCGGCAAAGTAACATCCCTTTACATAAGTCTAATCTACAACAGTCGTGagcgtttaaaaaaaatctttcagACTTAAGCCGTCACTCAACACACTTCAGTGTTTGGTATTTCAAACATGCACCGGAGACTCTACTCGTCTGCTATTTTAAGAAGTGGTGACCTCTAGTTTTAAGCAACCTCGGATTGCTGCCGTTGCGTTTCAAGATCAGTCATTGTTACTGGCCCACTTCCACATGAGGGATCGGGGAATCGTTTCATAGATAGCGTCCCACTATAATAAAGGCTAACACAGCTTTAGAACTGAGCTTTTAGAAAACGTCTGGTTAAATACCTCAAAACAAAAAGCCCTTAATGCATTGGTACCTTTGCTGTTCTCATTCAACACTACAAAACGTTTTTCAGCTATTATACAAATATCCTGCAGAAACATTTTAGAGTTGATCATTCAAACCGTGTACACATCCACACAACATTTGTCTCGCGCCGTAAACAATGCAGTGGATTGGTCCTAGTCAAAGCTTAGGGCACTTTGCTCCTCTCTAATGTGTATCTGGGGAGAAGTGACTGTATTCAAGCTTCTTATCCGGATCCATTTATTCAATGATTTCTCTTGGTCTCGGGAGCAGGGCCGGAAATAGATTGCAAAGGCAGAAGGCAAGTGGTAGAAAAATCTAAACGCACCACTCCGCCTGACTTCCCCCGAGACGTTATCGAGCACCTACGGGACCCGCCAGGCGCGGGATAATTGAATATTCCAGTTTGACGGAGAGACATTTAATATAGAGTCCAATAAATCTTCCGAtaaatgaaatgaaaacaaaaaatGACGGTAATGCGAGCAAACGTAAGAGACAACCTTGTGTGAGTTTGCACACACACGCCAGCTGTGAAGTCAATGCAGTAATGTGTGAGTGACAAATCCAACTGTGTGTTAATGTTTTATATATGGTGATATCTGATGGTTAGATTAACAGTCATTATCATACTCTAACATTTGTTGAGCCTTTGATCACACTGGGAAAATGAAAACATTTGATACCAACCATAGAGGGGGACACAGATTCTACCTCAGCTCCACACCAGGGCCTGTTTTGattaagcgtctcagagtaggactgctgatataggatcagttgCCGCCTTTAGAACTTAATGAATACTGTTATATGGGCAGGGGAGACCTGAtgctagatcagcactcccaTCCCGAGAAACTCTTTGTGAATACAAGGACCCTAATATTTTAGCCGGAGGAAGGCAGAGTTTATCGAATGTACAATACAGATGTATTAAATAGTTGACAGACACAACGGTAGGAGATTCTACCTGTCATAGCAGTTGAAGTCATCCAGCCAGCAGCCCTTCTTCACCAGCTCTATGGTACCCGAGTTGTTTCGCCATGAGGCGTAGCAGTGCGACCGCTTGTCCTTCTCACCCTCGCAGCGCTCTACCCCGCTCTGGTTGGTCTTCTCGATCTCATAGTTGATGTTATAGAACAAGCACTCCTGTGTGTCCACCTCTCCATGGCTTGGTCCTgtcacagagacagaaagacgaGGTGCGTTAGTTTGGTCAAGTATCATAGTGGCACTGTTAGCCCAGGTTAAACGCACCCCGTAACTGGAGGGTTAAACGCACCCCGTAACTGGAGGGTTAAACGCACCCCGTAACGGGAGGGTTAAACGCACCCCGTAACTGGAGGGTTAAACGCACCCCGTAACTGGAGGGTTAAACGCACCCCGTAACGGGAGGGTTAAACGCACCCCGTAACGGGAGGGTTAAACGCACCCCGTAACGGGAGGGTTAAACGCACCCCGTAACTGGAGGGTTAAACGCACCCCGTAACTGGAGGGTTAAACGCACCCCGTAACTGGAGGGTTAAACGCACCCCGTAACGGGACGGTTAAACGCACCCCGTAACGGGACGGTTAAACGCACCCCGTAACGGGACGGTTAAACGCACCCCGTAACGGACGGTTAAACGCACCCCGTAACTGGAGGGTTAAACGCACCCCGTAACTGGAGGGTTAAACGCACCCCGTAACTGACGGTTAAACGCACCCCGTAACTGACGGTTAAACGCACCCCGTAACTGGACGGTTAAACGCACCCCGTAACTGGACGGTTAAACGCACCCCGTAACTGGACGGTTAAACGCACCCCGTAACGGGACGGTTAAACGCACCCCGTAACTGGAGGGTTAAACGCACCCCGTAACTGGAGGGTTAAACGCACCCCGTAACTGGAGGGTTAAACGCACCCCGTAACTGACGGTTAAACGCACCCCGTAACTGACGGTTAAACGCACCCCGTAACTGACGGTTAAACGCACCCCGTAACTGACGGTTAAACGCACCCCGTAACTGGAGGGTTAAACGCACCCCGTAACTGGAGGGTTAAACGCACCCCGTAACTGGAGGGTTAAACGCACCCCGTAACTGGAGGGTTAAACTCACCCCGTAACTGGAGGGTTAAACTCACCCCGTAACTGGAGGGTTAAACGCACCCCGTAACTGGAGGGTTAAACGCACCCCGTAACTGGACGGTTAAACGCACCCCGTAACTGGACGGTTAAACGCACCCTATAACGGGGTAGGCCactagattcagctgcgggcTTATTTTTGTCGGAGAGGATGGTCGGGGGGGGAGACAAACATATATTGACAACTAAACCCAAAAAGAGaattttaaaataataatttcatATTTTGATTACATTGATACACAACTCACTTTTGGCTGAATTCCTGGTTATTTTAGTCCTTTTTTATATCAAAACAAATTGCTGTGTTTGGTACAACCTTCTCCGAAGTTCCACATCTAGACATAAACACTCAAAAAGATGCTCTCCCTTTAAATACAACCAAATATGCAAGTCAGGATTCAGATATAATACAAAGATCAGGACCGATCAAAAATCACAGATGACCTGTAAAACCACTCGACCACTGTGTGTCAATGGGTTTGTTGTTAAAGAAAAGTTTGCTACTGAAGCACTCCAACCGAGGCAGGGGCTTCTCCCGTCTCACATAGTGTGGTACAGTAGCAGTGATTTCTGTGGCGGTGGTGGGCGTGTTTGATGAAGACATGGCTCCCGGCACGGCGCCGCCACCACCCTGCGGTGCACAGAAACTTGTCTCAATTTCCTCTTTTGTCAAAACAGCACTCGAGACGTTACTCACGCCTTATTTTGATAACGGGGCAGAGGGTTGACATTTTCTGATCATGAAAGCGGAGTACGTGCCGAAAGAGGTAACGAGAGAAGTAGAGTAGtttaggggagagagggaaagagagagcgtaCACAGTAGGCTGCAACAGAC encodes the following:
- the LOC115195559 gene encoding activin receptor type-2B; translated protein: MFASCLTFALLGTFCAGPSHGEVDTQECLFYNINYEIEKTNQSGVERCEGEKDKRSHCYASWRNNSGTIELVKKGCWLDDFNCYDRQECVATEENPQVFFCCCEGNFCNERFTHLPDVNGPMIKSPPPMPTLLNVLVYSLLPITMLSMALLLAFWMYRHRKPPYGHVDINEDPGLVLPPSPLVGLKPLQLLEIKARGRFGCVWKAQMMNEYVAVKVFPIQDKQSWTNERDVFLTPGMKHENLLRYIAAEKRGTNLEMELWLISEFHERGSLTDYLKGNAISWTELCHIAETMACGLAYLHEDVPRYKGEGPKPAIAHRDFKSKNVMLRTDLTAIIGDFGLAVRFEPGKPPGDTHGQVGTRRYMAPEVLEGAINFQRDAFLRIDMYAMGLVLWELVSRCKAADGPVDEYMLPFEEEIGQHPSLEDLQEVVVHKKMRPVFKDCWLKHAGLESMCETIEECWDHDAEARLSAGCVEERISQIRRLTSPPTSDCLVSMVTSVTNVDLPPKESSI